The following are encoded in a window of Puntigrus tetrazona isolate hp1 unplaced genomic scaffold, ASM1883169v1 S000000373, whole genome shotgun sequence genomic DNA:
- the ogdhb gene encoding 2-oxoglutarate dehydrogenase, mitochondrial isoform X4: MPRLLSGPISPIRGHHVAQLDPLGIMDADLDSCVPADIITSSDKLDAAVFKARLSHLTAGGFYGLEEADLDKVFRLPTTTFIGGSESALTLREIIRRLEMSYCQHIGVEFMFINDLQQCQWIRQKFEKPGVMQFTLDEKRTLLARMIRSTRFEEFLQRKWSSEKRFGLEGCESLIPALKTIIDKSSENGVESVIMGMPHRGRLNVLANVIRKELEQIFCQFDSKLEAADEGSGDVKYHLGMYHRRINRVTDRHITLSLMANPSHLEAVDPVVQGKTKAEQFYCGDSDGKRVMSILLHGDAAFAGQGIVYETFHLSDLPSYSTHGTIHVVVNNQIGFTTDPRMARSSPYPTDVARVVNAPIFHVNADDPEAVMYVCNVAAEWRATFHKDVVVDLVSYRRNGHNEMDEPMFTQPLMYKQIKKQKPVLQKYAEKLITEGAVSRQEYEEEIAKYDKICEEAYNRSKDEKILHIKHWLDSPWPGFFTLDGQPKSMSCPSTGLNEDLLSHIGQVASSVPVEDFTIHGGLTRILKSRATMVQNRLVDWALGEYMAFGSLLKEGIHVRLSGQDVERGTFSHRHHVLHDQNVDKRTCIPMNYIDSNQAPYTVCNSSLSEYGVLGFELGFAMASPNALVLWEAQFGDFHNTAQCIIDQFISPGQAKWVRQNGIVLLLPHGMEGMGPEHSSARPERFLQMCNDDPDVFPKITEDFAVRQLYDCNWIVVNCSTPANFFHVLRRQILLPFRKPLIIFTPKSLLRHPEAKSSFDDMLQGTHFSRLIPEEGTASQNSAGVKRLIFCTGKVYYDLTKERKARGLENTVAISRIEQLSPFPFDLVKAEAEKYPQAQLLWCQEEHKNQGYYDYVKPRISRTFSNTRPVWYAGREPAAAPATGNKKAHLVELERFLDTAFNPDAFQDQS, from the exons ATGCCCCGCTTACTATCGGGTCCCATCAGTCCG ATTCGGGGGCACCATGTTGCACAGCTGGATCCTCTGGGAATTATGGATGCAGATCTTGATTCGTGCGTCCCGGCAGATATAATCACATCCTCTGATAAACTTG ATGCAGCTGTTTTTAAAGCCCGTCTGTCTCACCTTACAGCTGGAG GCTTCTATGGACTTGAAGAAGCGGATCTGGATAAAGTTTTCCGGCTTCCTACCACAACCTTCATTGGGGGAAGTGAAAGTGCTCTTACTCTCAGGGAAATCATCCGGCGTTTAGAG ATGTCCTACTGTCAGCACATTGGAGTGGAGTTCATGTTCATCAATGACTTGCAGCAGTGCCAGTGGATCAGACAGAAGTTTGAGAAGCCGGGAGTGATGCAGTTTACTCTGGACGAGAAAAGGACACTACTGGCCCGTATGATCCGCTCAACCAG GTTTGAGGAGTTCCTGCAGAGGAAGTGGTCATCAGAGAAACGTTTTGGCCTAGAGGGATGCGAGTCTCTCATTCCTGCCCTTAAAACCATCATCGACAAATCTAGTGAGAACGGAGTGGAGAGCGTTATCATGGGAATGCCACACAG AGGCCGTCTGAATGTGCTTGCTAATGTGATCCGTAAGGAGCTGGAGCAGATCTTCTGCCAGTTTGATTCAAAGCTGGAAGCTGCAGATGAG GGCTCAGGTGATGTGAAGTATCATCTGGGTATGTACCATAGACGGATCAACCGGGTCACTGATCGCCacatcactctctctctgatgGCCAACCCTTCACACCTGGAGGCAGTGGACCCCGTAGTGCAGGGCAAGACCAAGGCAGAGCAGTTCTACTGTGGTGACTCTGATGGCAAAAGG GTGATGTCCATCTTATTGCATGGAGACGCAGCCTTCGCTGGTCAGGGTATCGTGTATGAGACCTTTCACCTGAGTGACCTGCCGTCCTACTCCACACATGGCACTATTCACGTGGTCGTAAACAACCAG ATTGGCTTCACTACTGACCCTCGGATGGCTCGATCCTCGCCGTACCCCACGGACGTGGCCAGAGTGGTCAACGCTCCCATCTTCCATGTTAATGCAGACGATCCCGAGGCtgttatgtatgtgtgtaatgtagCTGCAGAATGGAGAGCCACCTTTCATAAAGATGTGGTGGTTGATCTG GTGAGCTACAGACGAAACGGCCACAACGAGATGGACGAGCCGATGTTTACGCAACCCCTGATGTATAAACagataaagaaacagaaacCAGTTCTGCAGAAATATGCTGAAAAGCTCATTACAGAAGGAGCTGTAAGCAGACAGGAATATGAG GAGGAAATTGCCAAGTATGACAAAATCTGTGAGGAGGCGTACAATCGTTCTAAAGATGAGAAGATCTTGCACATCAAGCACTGGCTTGACTCACCttggccag GTTTCTTCACTCTGGATGGTCAACCCAAAAGTATGAGCTGTCCATCCACTGGTCTTAATGAAGACTTGCTTAGTCACATCGGTCAGGTGGCTTCCTCAGTGCCTGTGGAGGATTTCACTATCCATGGAG GTCTTACCCGTATCCTGAAGAGCAGGGCTACAATGGTGCAGAACCGCTTAGTGGACTGGGCTCTTGGAGAATACATGGCCTTCGGTTCTCTGCTAAAAGAAGGCATTCATGTGCGTCTCAGTGGTCAGGATGTGGAGAGAGGGACCTTCAG TCATCGGCACCATGTGCTACACGATCAAAACGTTGACAAACGGACATGCATTCCCATGAACTACATCGACTCAAACCAGGCTCCATATACCGTGTGCAACAGCTCCCTGTCAGAATACGGGGTTCTTG GTTTTGAGCTTGGCTTTGCCATGGCAAGTCCTAACGCTCTAGTGCTCTGGGAGGCTCAGTTTGGAGACTTTCATAACACAGCCCAGTGCATCATCGACCAGTTCATCTCCCCAGGCCAGGCTAAGTGGGTCCGACAGAACGGCATTGTGCTGCTGCTACCTCATGGCATGGAGGGCATG GGACCAGAACACTCCTCTGCCCGTCCAGAGAGATTCTTGCAGATGTGCAATGATGACCCTGACGTTTTCCCG AAAATCACAGAGGACTTTGCTGTCCGGCAGCTTTATGACTGTAACTGGATCGTGGTGAACTGCTCCACTCCTGCAAACTTCTTCCATGTTCTTCGGAGGCAGATCCTTCTGCCCTTCAGAAAGCCT CTCATTATCTTCACACCTAAATCACTGCTACGGCACCCAGAGGCCAAGTCAAGTTTTGATGATATGTTACAAG gCACACACTTCAGCCGTCTCATTCCTGAAGAGGGAACAGCATCACAGAATTCAGCTGGAGTGAAGCGTCTCATCTTCTGCACAGGGAAGGTTTATTATGACCTCACCAAAGAACGAAAGGCCAGAGGCCTGGAGAACACAGTGGCCATAAGTCGTATTGAGCAG CTTTCTCCGTTCCCGTTTGATCTTGTGAAAGCTGAGGCAGAGAAGTATCCTCAGGCTCAGCTGCTGTGGTGCCAGGAAGAGCATAAGAATCAAGGCTACTATGACTATGTCAAGCCACGCATCAGCAGAACCTTCAGCAACACCCGTCCCGTTTG GTACGCCGGCCGAGAGCCTGCAGCTGCCCCAGCCACAGGCAACAAGAAAGCTCATCTTGTGGAGCTGGAGCGGTTCTTAGACACAGCCTTCAACCCGGATGCCTTCCAGGACCAGTCCTAA
- the ogdhb gene encoding 2-oxoglutarate dehydrogenase, mitochondrial isoform X5, which translates to MPRLLSGPISPIRGHHVAQLDPLGIMDADLDSCVPADIITSSDKLGFYGLEEADLDKVFRLPTTTFIGGSESALTLREIIRRLEMSYCQHIGVEFMFINDLQQCQWIRQKFEKPGVMQFTLDEKRTLLARMIRSTRFEEFLQRKWSSEKRFGLEGCESLIPALKTIIDKSSENGVESVIMGMPHRGRLNVLANVIRKELEQIFCQFDSKLEAADEGSGDVKYHLGMYHRRINRVTDRHITLSLMANPSHLEAVDPVVQGKTKAEQFYCGDSDGKRVMSILLHGDAAFAGQGIVYETFHLSDLPSYSTHGTIHVVVNNQIGFTTDPRMARSSPYPTDVARVVNAPIFHVNADDPEAVMYVCNVAAEWRATFHKDVVVDLVSYRRNGHNEMDEPMFTQPLMYKQIKKQKPVLQKYAEKLITEGAVSRQEYEEEIAKYDKICEEAYNRSKDEKILHIKHWLDSPWPGFFTLDGQPKSMSCPSTGLNEDLLSHIGQVASSVPVEDFTIHGGLTRILKSRATMVQNRLVDWALGEYMAFGSLLKEGIHVRLSGQDVERGTFSHRHHVLHDQNVDKRTCIPMNYIDSNQAPYTVCNSSLSEYGVLGFELGFAMASPNALVLWEAQFGDFHNTAQCIIDQFISPGQAKWVRQNGIVLLLPHGMEGMGPEHSSARPERFLQMCNDDPDVFPKITEDFAVRQLYDCNWIVVNCSTPANFFHVLRRQILLPFRKPLIIFTPKSLLRHPEAKSSFDDMLQGTHFSRLIPEEGTASQNSAGVKRLIFCTGKVYYDLTKERKARGLENTVAISRIEQLSPFPFDLVKAEAEKYPQAQLLWCQEEHKNQGYYDYVKPRISRTFSNTRPVWYAGREPAAAPATGNKKAHLVELERFLDTAFNPDAFQDQS; encoded by the exons ATGCCCCGCTTACTATCGGGTCCCATCAGTCCG ATTCGGGGGCACCATGTTGCACAGCTGGATCCTCTGGGAATTATGGATGCAGATCTTGATTCGTGCGTCCCGGCAGATATAATCACATCCTCTGATAAACTTG GCTTCTATGGACTTGAAGAAGCGGATCTGGATAAAGTTTTCCGGCTTCCTACCACAACCTTCATTGGGGGAAGTGAAAGTGCTCTTACTCTCAGGGAAATCATCCGGCGTTTAGAG ATGTCCTACTGTCAGCACATTGGAGTGGAGTTCATGTTCATCAATGACTTGCAGCAGTGCCAGTGGATCAGACAGAAGTTTGAGAAGCCGGGAGTGATGCAGTTTACTCTGGACGAGAAAAGGACACTACTGGCCCGTATGATCCGCTCAACCAG GTTTGAGGAGTTCCTGCAGAGGAAGTGGTCATCAGAGAAACGTTTTGGCCTAGAGGGATGCGAGTCTCTCATTCCTGCCCTTAAAACCATCATCGACAAATCTAGTGAGAACGGAGTGGAGAGCGTTATCATGGGAATGCCACACAG AGGCCGTCTGAATGTGCTTGCTAATGTGATCCGTAAGGAGCTGGAGCAGATCTTCTGCCAGTTTGATTCAAAGCTGGAAGCTGCAGATGAG GGCTCAGGTGATGTGAAGTATCATCTGGGTATGTACCATAGACGGATCAACCGGGTCACTGATCGCCacatcactctctctctgatgGCCAACCCTTCACACCTGGAGGCAGTGGACCCCGTAGTGCAGGGCAAGACCAAGGCAGAGCAGTTCTACTGTGGTGACTCTGATGGCAAAAGG GTGATGTCCATCTTATTGCATGGAGACGCAGCCTTCGCTGGTCAGGGTATCGTGTATGAGACCTTTCACCTGAGTGACCTGCCGTCCTACTCCACACATGGCACTATTCACGTGGTCGTAAACAACCAG ATTGGCTTCACTACTGACCCTCGGATGGCTCGATCCTCGCCGTACCCCACGGACGTGGCCAGAGTGGTCAACGCTCCCATCTTCCATGTTAATGCAGACGATCCCGAGGCtgttatgtatgtgtgtaatgtagCTGCAGAATGGAGAGCCACCTTTCATAAAGATGTGGTGGTTGATCTG GTGAGCTACAGACGAAACGGCCACAACGAGATGGACGAGCCGATGTTTACGCAACCCCTGATGTATAAACagataaagaaacagaaacCAGTTCTGCAGAAATATGCTGAAAAGCTCATTACAGAAGGAGCTGTAAGCAGACAGGAATATGAG GAGGAAATTGCCAAGTATGACAAAATCTGTGAGGAGGCGTACAATCGTTCTAAAGATGAGAAGATCTTGCACATCAAGCACTGGCTTGACTCACCttggccag GTTTCTTCACTCTGGATGGTCAACCCAAAAGTATGAGCTGTCCATCCACTGGTCTTAATGAAGACTTGCTTAGTCACATCGGTCAGGTGGCTTCCTCAGTGCCTGTGGAGGATTTCACTATCCATGGAG GTCTTACCCGTATCCTGAAGAGCAGGGCTACAATGGTGCAGAACCGCTTAGTGGACTGGGCTCTTGGAGAATACATGGCCTTCGGTTCTCTGCTAAAAGAAGGCATTCATGTGCGTCTCAGTGGTCAGGATGTGGAGAGAGGGACCTTCAG TCATCGGCACCATGTGCTACACGATCAAAACGTTGACAAACGGACATGCATTCCCATGAACTACATCGACTCAAACCAGGCTCCATATACCGTGTGCAACAGCTCCCTGTCAGAATACGGGGTTCTTG GTTTTGAGCTTGGCTTTGCCATGGCAAGTCCTAACGCTCTAGTGCTCTGGGAGGCTCAGTTTGGAGACTTTCATAACACAGCCCAGTGCATCATCGACCAGTTCATCTCCCCAGGCCAGGCTAAGTGGGTCCGACAGAACGGCATTGTGCTGCTGCTACCTCATGGCATGGAGGGCATG GGACCAGAACACTCCTCTGCCCGTCCAGAGAGATTCTTGCAGATGTGCAATGATGACCCTGACGTTTTCCCG AAAATCACAGAGGACTTTGCTGTCCGGCAGCTTTATGACTGTAACTGGATCGTGGTGAACTGCTCCACTCCTGCAAACTTCTTCCATGTTCTTCGGAGGCAGATCCTTCTGCCCTTCAGAAAGCCT CTCATTATCTTCACACCTAAATCACTGCTACGGCACCCAGAGGCCAAGTCAAGTTTTGATGATATGTTACAAG gCACACACTTCAGCCGTCTCATTCCTGAAGAGGGAACAGCATCACAGAATTCAGCTGGAGTGAAGCGTCTCATCTTCTGCACAGGGAAGGTTTATTATGACCTCACCAAAGAACGAAAGGCCAGAGGCCTGGAGAACACAGTGGCCATAAGTCGTATTGAGCAG CTTTCTCCGTTCCCGTTTGATCTTGTGAAAGCTGAGGCAGAGAAGTATCCTCAGGCTCAGCTGCTGTGGTGCCAGGAAGAGCATAAGAATCAAGGCTACTATGACTATGTCAAGCCACGCATCAGCAGAACCTTCAGCAACACCCGTCCCGTTTG GTACGCCGGCCGAGAGCCTGCAGCTGCCCCAGCCACAGGCAACAAGAAAGCTCATCTTGTGGAGCTGGAGCGGTTCTTAGACACAGCCTTCAACCCGGATGCCTTCCAGGACCAGTCCTAA